In one Ktedonobacteraceae bacterium genomic region, the following are encoded:
- a CDS encoding DUF58 domain-containing protein, protein MDTDTFNHTRDETLISRRPWYFLAVALFLLSVITRQPLAFLAALFTLIIGIVPEIWYRFALRNLAIRQQVSQHRAFFGETIALSLSIENRKLLPLPWLEVEDEIPVQLTLLTGRAMPTYKVNRLALVHTFSLWSFQRVTRRYRLRCTGRGVYTFGPATLRTGDPFGWLVREERASARETVLVYPLVAPLEAFGLPARHPFGEHTTPRRLLEDPLRVAGVREYVLGDDPRRIHWKATARAGALRSKVYEPSSQYRLLILLDINSYVEPWMGLDPDIQELTITIAASIALWALDEKYAVGLVANSLMMGLAGESPAGDENESQSATSTRTFMHHVRVPMASDSGQSVYLLSALGRLIPYFGSSMDALIDEEQNQLLLGATVVFVGSAQALHPSTVERLIDLQSHGAAVHLVLAGDPERNVDVETYDLPVHRAGGREVWHALIASASDETQGSAGRSSTSLYLD, encoded by the coding sequence ATGGATACGGATACCTTCAACCATACTAGAGACGAGACGCTGATAAGCCGCCGTCCCTGGTATTTCCTGGCCGTGGCGCTCTTTCTTCTCAGCGTGATTACACGGCAACCGCTCGCTTTTCTCGCTGCGCTCTTCACGCTCATTATTGGTATCGTACCCGAGATCTGGTACCGTTTTGCCCTGCGCAACCTCGCCATTCGGCAGCAGGTCAGCCAGCACAGGGCTTTCTTCGGTGAGACAATAGCGCTCTCTCTCAGTATCGAGAACAGGAAGTTACTGCCTTTGCCCTGGCTCGAAGTCGAGGATGAAATTCCTGTTCAATTGACGCTGCTGACAGGGCGTGCGATGCCCACCTACAAGGTCAACCGGCTGGCACTTGTGCATACATTTTCGCTCTGGTCGTTTCAACGGGTGACACGCCGCTATCGACTTCGCTGCACCGGCAGGGGTGTGTATACCTTTGGCCCGGCGACGCTCCGCACCGGTGATCCTTTCGGCTGGTTAGTACGCGAGGAGCGTGCCAGCGCGCGTGAGACCGTACTCGTATATCCCCTGGTAGCGCCCCTCGAAGCCTTTGGATTGCCAGCTCGACACCCTTTTGGGGAGCACACCACGCCGCGTCGCTTATTAGAAGACCCGCTCCGTGTTGCGGGCGTGCGCGAGTATGTCCTGGGCGATGACCCGCGCCGCATTCATTGGAAGGCCACTGCTCGCGCCGGGGCATTGCGCAGCAAAGTCTATGAACCCAGCAGTCAATATCGCCTGCTAATCCTGTTAGATATCAATAGCTATGTTGAGCCGTGGATGGGACTCGATCCGGATATCCAGGAATTGACGATCACGATAGCGGCCTCCATCGCACTATGGGCGCTCGATGAAAAGTACGCGGTTGGACTGGTCGCCAATAGCCTGATGATGGGACTGGCGGGCGAAAGCCCTGCCGGGGATGAGAACGAGTCACAGTCGGCAACTTCTACCAGGACATTCATGCACCACGTGCGCGTCCCAATGGCGAGCGACAGCGGTCAGAGCGTGTACTTGCTCTCGGCGTTGGGCCGGCTTATCCCGTATTTCGGCTCGTCGATGGACGCGCTGATCGACGAAGAACAGAACCAGTTGCTGCTTGGAGCGACCGTGGTGTTCGTTGGCTCTGCTCAGGCGCTGCATCCATCGACCGTTGAGCGTTTGATTGATCTGCAGTCGCATGGGGCGGCCGTTCACCTGGTTCTTGCCGGAGACCCGGAGAGAAACGTGGACGTAGAGACCTATGACTTGCCTGTACACAGGGCAGGCGGAAGGGAGGTGTGGCATGCTCTCATTGCTTCCGCAAGCGATGAAACCCAGGGCAGCGCCGGACGAAGCTCGACCAGCCTCTACCTGGATTGA
- the crcB gene encoding fluoride efflux transporter CrcB gives MTSSSLILALLVGLAGACGAVARYTLGRSIAERYGSQFPWGTLLINVTGAFLIGLVFACAGHHFISTMFQTVLATGFLGGYTTFSTMTWEGVQLARGGSTRSSIRYFGSNLVLGLLAAALGLALGGWL, from the coding sequence ATGACGAGTTCGTCATTGATCCTCGCGCTCCTGGTCGGCCTGGCGGGCGCCTGTGGGGCAGTAGCGCGGTACACGCTCGGACGATCTATCGCGGAACGCTACGGCTCGCAATTTCCATGGGGTACGCTGCTGATCAACGTGACCGGGGCATTCTTGATCGGCCTGGTGTTTGCCTGTGCTGGGCATCATTTCATCAGCACGATGTTCCAGACTGTCCTTGCTACCGGCTTTTTGGGCGGGTACACTACCTTTAGCACGATGACCTGGGAAGGGGTGCAGTTAGCGCGTGGAGGCAGCACCCGCAGCAGCATACGCTATTTCGGCAGCAATCTTGTTCTCGGTTTACTCGCGGCGGCGCTCGGCCTCGCGCTAGGAGGGTGGCTGTAA
- a CDS encoding DUF6444 domain-containing protein produces the protein MPAEEELTQLRQQKRWLQEQVDAQGKTILLQQEQISALMKQMQELQARLAKDSHNSHLPLSSDRFARQPSLRKKSGKKPGGQEGHPGAMLTFSQTPDEVIVHAVERCDYCQHDLKHLAPVAVERRQVIDLPPLHAGARTSG, from the coding sequence ATGCCAGCAGAAGAAGAACTGACCCAACTGCGACAACAGAAGAGGTGGTTGCAAGAGCAAGTTGACGCGCAAGGCAAAACCATTCTCTTGCAGCAAGAACAGATCAGCGCCCTCATGAAACAGATGCAGGAGTTGCAAGCACGTCTGGCGAAAGACAGCCACAATAGCCACTTACCCCTTTCCTCGGATCGCTTTGCGCGCCAGCCCAGCCTGCGTAAGAAGAGCGGGAAGAAGCCAGGCGGGCAAGAGGGCCATCCCGGCGCGATGCTGACGTTCTCGCAGACGCCTGATGAGGTGATCGTGCATGCGGTGGAACGCTGTGACTACTGCCAGCACGACCTGAAGCACCTTGCTCCGGTCGCCGTGGAGCGGCGCCAAGTGATCGATCTGCCTCCGCTGCATGCTGGTGCGAGAACATCAGGCTGA
- a CDS encoding transposase gives MEQTWQKADPDAKALACYGVLWQRGSAETPIRDQISLRFVDGRPVSDITTQFLDWCCAQLEAQGKRAWLLIWDNASWHYSKTVRTWIREHNQQVKTSGKGVRILPLFLPKQSPWLNPIEPKWVHGKRAVVEPNGLLSAKQLAQRICAYYHCSYEAHLSLQEKVS, from the coding sequence GTGGAACAGACCTGGCAGAAAGCCGACCCGGATGCCAAAGCCCTGGCTTGCTATGGTGTGCTGTGGCAACGTGGATCCGCTGAGACCCCCATTCGGGACCAAATATCCTTGCGCTTTGTCGATGGGCGTCCAGTCAGTGACATCACCACGCAATTTCTGGACTGGTGCTGCGCTCAACTGGAAGCGCAAGGAAAACGCGCTTGGCTGCTGATCTGGGATAATGCCTCCTGGCATTATAGTAAAACCGTGCGTACCTGGATCCGTGAACACAACCAGCAGGTGAAAACCTCGGGCAAGGGAGTGCGCATTCTGCCGTTGTTTCTGCCCAAACAGAGTCCCTGGCTCAATCCTATAGAACCCAAGTGGGTGCATGGCAAGCGCGCCGTCGTTGAACCCAACGGCTTGCTCTCGGCCAAGCAATTAGCCCAGCGCATTTGTGCCTACTATCACTGTTCCTATGAAGCTCATTTATCTCTCCAAGAAAAGGTCTCTTGA
- a CDS encoding helix-turn-helix domain-containing protein has product MWYTERYEITDFCTPLSESEREQIEAGLRSSQAFALRRSQILLASARGEPVKSIAAALSCDEQTVRNAIHAFNQHGLKALQAGSSRPHHLPTVLRADVTAEMFKTVLHRPPRDFGFETSLWTLDLLVKQSVRLGWMARPVSIETMRQTLSRLGINWKRAKHWITGVRRVGAYEIFRETRKRERVKASRARAYPEPKGKGGQ; this is encoded by the coding sequence ATGTGGTATACTGAGAGGTATGAGATTACCGATTTTTGTACGCCTTTGAGCGAAAGCGAACGCGAGCAGATCGAAGCGGGCTTGCGTTCGTCGCAAGCTTTTGCGCTTCGTCGCAGCCAGATTCTCTTGGCCTCCGCTCGTGGCGAACCCGTTAAGAGCATCGCGGCGGCTCTCAGTTGCGACGAACAAACGGTTCGCAATGCCATCCATGCCTTCAACCAACACGGACTCAAAGCCCTGCAAGCTGGATCGAGCCGTCCCCACCACCTCCCGACCGTTCTACGAGCAGATGTGACGGCCGAGATGTTCAAAACGGTGTTACATCGACCTCCACGCGATTTCGGCTTCGAGACCAGCTTGTGGACGCTCGACTTGCTCGTCAAGCAGTCGGTTCGTCTGGGCTGGATGGCTCGCCCCGTCAGCATCGAGACCATGCGCCAAACACTGAGCCGCTTAGGGATCAACTGGAAGAGAGCCAAGCACTGGATCACCGGTGTGCGCCGTGTCGGCGCGTATGAGATTTTCCGTGAAACACGGAAGAGGGAGAGAGTGAAGGCCTCTAGGGCAAGAGCTTACCCGGAGCCGAAAGGCAAAGGTGGACAGTAG
- a CDS encoding MFS transporter: MKQATVKSTALKFVLLIGVMSFFADFTYEGARSIIGPYLALLGAGAAVIGIVTGLGELLGYGLRLVSGRFSDSTGRYWPITIFGYIVQMSAVPLLALAGNWPTAALLIILERVGKATRNPPRDVMLSHAAKEMGYGWGFGVHEALDQFGALFGPLVVAVVLALRGDYHTAFAVLLVPALITLSILLVARLTYPRPQELEANPPDIKTSGLPRVFWLYLMGAVLVAAGFADFPLIAYHFTRVSTVPSVLIPVFYSVAMGVSGIGSLVFGRLFDRFGIAVLVPLTLLSALFAPLVFLGGFWAALVGVALWGLGMGVHESIIPAAVAPMVPVQRRASAYGLFTAGYGIFWFLGSALIGMLYGISLPGVIAFCLVIELVAIPLFILVRMRQAHVQN; the protein is encoded by the coding sequence ATGAAACAGGCAACGGTAAAATCGACGGCACTCAAATTTGTACTCTTGATCGGCGTAATGAGCTTTTTCGCGGACTTCACCTACGAGGGAGCGCGAAGCATTATCGGGCCGTACCTGGCGCTGCTGGGAGCAGGAGCGGCGGTCATTGGGATCGTTACCGGCCTGGGCGAGTTGCTGGGATATGGCCTGCGCCTGGTCTCCGGGCGTTTTAGCGATTCGACCGGCAGGTACTGGCCGATTACCATTTTCGGGTACATCGTCCAGATGTCCGCGGTGCCACTGCTGGCGCTGGCAGGAAACTGGCCGACCGCGGCCTTGTTGATCATTCTCGAACGTGTTGGCAAGGCTACACGCAACCCACCGCGCGATGTCATGCTCTCCCATGCTGCCAAGGAGATGGGATATGGCTGGGGGTTCGGCGTGCATGAAGCGCTCGATCAGTTTGGAGCATTATTCGGCCCGCTGGTGGTTGCCGTAGTGCTGGCGCTGCGTGGCGATTACCACACCGCCTTTGCCGTTTTACTTGTACCCGCACTGATCACCTTGAGCATTCTGCTTGTCGCACGCCTGACCTACCCGCGGCCTCAGGAATTAGAGGCAAATCCGCCGGACATCAAGACGAGCGGGCTTCCGCGTGTCTTCTGGCTTTATCTGATGGGAGCGGTGCTGGTCGCGGCAGGATTTGCCGATTTCCCGCTCATCGCCTACCACTTTACCCGTGTCTCTACTGTGCCATCCGTCTTGATACCGGTGTTCTATTCGGTAGCAATGGGCGTGAGTGGCATCGGCTCGCTCGTTTTCGGGCGTCTCTTCGACCGCTTCGGTATCGCCGTTCTAGTTCCCCTGACGTTGCTCTCGGCCTTATTTGCCCCGCTGGTATTTCTCGGTGGCTTCTGGGCCGCGCTGGTTGGCGTGGCGCTATGGGGATTAGGAATGGGCGTCCACGAATCGATCATCCCGGCTGCCGTTGCTCCGATGGTACCTGTACAGCGGCGTGCCTCGGCCTATGGCCTTTTTACAGCCGGCTATGGAATCTTCTGGTTCCTGGGCAGCGCGTTGATCGGCATGCTCTACGGTATTTCACTACCGGGAGTGATCGCTTTTTGCCTGGTTATTGAACTCGTCGCCATCCCATTGTTTATTCTAGTGAGGATGCGGCAGGCTCATGTACAGAATTAA
- a CDS encoding DUF4129 domain-containing protein, which translates to MLSLLPQAMKPRAAPDEARPASTWIERYAIPVTISVMEAQPIALVIALLTFVVARNVAAAPIGTTGITLINLILLWWAMFVESRISHSQVGRRLAWLHVIGWLVVLGLTMGIYFLPATLTWQRIPASLLLTILVTWLWRRNMHRTQTGFEYEQFSTAFKVSFGVMLGILLIVIAFPQLQALRADLTASLPLFFLSGLVTLSLVRLGAIRHVRRSSDDSLVDPTRSWLLGLSLFGVILVALVFLVESVFSFSVLEMGVSALAPVWNALGVAVSWILYALIIVVFTPLYYLFSFVFGLLAHNGNKQQQQQQAGFQSPFQQKISPHTLSPEVIAIGRWVFLVIALIVIFFVVRASLMRWFTRANDQGVEEIREGLDASSLLSERWRAWWNRHHRTIHHALEPLDPASARARYREVLQAVAASRGGLARQPAETPAEYEARLLAYLESEMQSVSNLAQNGSDAMNTAILKELTHAYVMERYGGKRIDQPERVYLQTWVPRLIGRLTGKAMQDAPKRRTQSRIP; encoded by the coding sequence ATGCTCTCATTGCTTCCGCAAGCGATGAAACCCAGGGCAGCGCCGGACGAAGCTCGACCAGCCTCTACCTGGATTGAGCGCTATGCTATTCCTGTAACCATCAGCGTCATGGAGGCGCAGCCAATTGCCCTGGTGATCGCATTGCTTACCTTTGTGGTTGCCAGGAATGTCGCAGCTGCACCCATTGGCACGACAGGTATCACGCTTATCAATCTGATCTTGCTCTGGTGGGCCATGTTCGTGGAATCACGTATCTCGCATTCACAGGTGGGCAGGCGGTTGGCATGGCTGCATGTGATTGGATGGCTCGTTGTCCTTGGCCTGACAATGGGCATCTACTTTCTTCCAGCAACCCTCACGTGGCAGCGTATTCCTGCTTCGCTCTTGCTCACGATCCTGGTGACGTGGCTGTGGCGGCGCAATATGCACCGTACCCAGACTGGTTTCGAATATGAGCAATTTTCCACCGCTTTCAAGGTGAGTTTCGGCGTCATGTTGGGCATACTGCTGATTGTAATCGCATTTCCTCAATTACAGGCCTTGCGCGCTGATTTGACCGCTTCCTTACCACTGTTCTTTCTCAGTGGACTGGTCACACTTTCGCTGGTACGCCTGGGCGCTATCCGTCACGTGCGGCGCTCTTCTGATGATTCGCTGGTCGATCCGACACGTTCCTGGTTGCTTGGACTATCGCTCTTTGGTGTGATTCTCGTGGCGCTTGTCTTCCTCGTCGAATCGGTCTTCTCCTTTTCCGTTTTGGAAATGGGCGTGTCGGCGCTCGCTCCTGTATGGAATGCGCTTGGGGTGGCAGTGAGCTGGATTCTCTATGCGCTCATCATCGTCGTGTTCACGCCGCTCTATTACCTTTTCTCTTTCGTATTCGGGCTTCTCGCCCACAATGGAAACAAGCAGCAGCAACAGCAGCAGGCGGGCTTTCAGTCGCCTTTCCAGCAGAAAATCAGTCCGCATACACTTTCGCCCGAAGTGATCGCGATTGGGCGCTGGGTCTTCCTGGTCATCGCGCTCATCGTGATCTTCTTTGTCGTCCGAGCCAGCCTGATGCGATGGTTCACCAGGGCGAATGACCAGGGCGTCGAGGAGATACGCGAGGGTTTAGACGCGTCATCCTTGCTGAGCGAGCGCTGGCGCGCCTGGTGGAATCGCCACCATAGAACTATTCATCATGCCCTCGAGCCGCTTGACCCAGCCTCGGCCCGCGCCCGCTATCGCGAGGTTCTCCAGGCAGTGGCCGCATCGCGCGGTGGACTGGCGCGCCAGCCTGCCGAAACGCCTGCCGAGTATGAAGCACGTCTGCTGGCCTATCTTGAAAGTGAAATGCAGTCCGTGTCGAATCTTGCTCAGAACGGCAGTGATGCAATGAATACAGCGATTCTCAAGGAGTTGACGCATGCCTACGTCATGGAACGCTATGGCGGCAAGCGCATCGATCAGCCGGAGCGTGTCTATTTACAGACCTGGGTGCCGCGACTGATAGGGCGGCTCACAGGAAAGGCCATGCAGGATGCACCGAAACGGCGTACCCAATCTCGAATCCCCTGA
- a CDS encoding MoxR family ATPase — protein MTGESAHLSLSEVQRLAEAVRVNVARVIVGKIEVIDLLLVALLSDGHVLVEDVPGMGKTVMARALARSLGATFQRIQGTPDLLPADITGVSFFDQRHSAFVFRPGPIFAQVLLVDEINRATPRTQSALLEAMAERQVTVERETMPLPRPHLVLATQNPVELEGTFPLPEAQLDRFLLRVRVGYPSEDEEEALLHRFKNDEPFERLQPVVSAEQVLMLQKVVRQVQWQPEVERYLLAIVRATRAHPAVTLGVSPRGTLALYRACEAYAAMQGRDFVQPDDVKRLAPAVLAHRLLTTTRARLRGSASEAIIEEIMAATPVPVETIALPQKR, from the coding sequence ATGACAGGTGAATCCGCTCACCTTTCTTTGAGCGAGGTACAGCGTCTGGCGGAGGCCGTGCGTGTCAATGTTGCGCGCGTGATTGTTGGCAAGATCGAGGTCATTGATCTCCTGCTGGTGGCGCTGCTCTCCGATGGACATGTCTTAGTCGAAGATGTGCCCGGCATGGGAAAAACGGTGATGGCCAGGGCGCTTGCCCGTTCTCTTGGGGCCACGTTTCAACGCATACAGGGGACGCCCGACCTGCTGCCAGCCGATATTACAGGCGTCAGCTTCTTTGATCAACGGCACAGTGCATTTGTCTTCCGGCCAGGACCGATTTTTGCGCAAGTCCTGCTAGTAGACGAGATTAACCGCGCCACGCCACGAACCCAATCGGCTCTGCTCGAGGCCATGGCTGAACGGCAGGTGACGGTTGAGCGCGAAACGATGCCCTTGCCGAGGCCGCATCTGGTCCTGGCGACGCAGAATCCAGTTGAATTAGAAGGCACCTTTCCCCTACCGGAGGCGCAACTCGACCGCTTTCTGCTGCGCGTTCGTGTTGGCTATCCATCTGAAGACGAGGAAGAAGCCCTGCTGCATCGCTTTAAGAACGATGAGCCGTTCGAGCGCTTGCAGCCGGTCGTCTCTGCTGAGCAAGTGCTGATGCTGCAAAAGGTGGTTCGCCAGGTGCAATGGCAGCCTGAAGTGGAACGCTACCTGCTGGCGATTGTGCGAGCCACACGCGCTCATCCGGCGGTGACATTAGGCGTGAGTCCGCGCGGCACACTGGCTCTATATCGGGCCTGTGAAGCGTATGCCGCGATGCAGGGACGCGACTTTGTGCAGCCGGATGATGTGAAACGCCTGGCCCCGGCTGTACTTGCCCACCGCCTGCTGACGACGACTCGCGCGCGCCTGCGAGGAAGTGCCAGTGAAGCGATCATCGAGGAAATCATGGCGGCCACACCTGTCCCGGTCGAAACAATCGCTTTGCCGCAGAAGAGGTAA
- a CDS encoding transposase encodes MREHQAESKCCPHCQQRTSAPFPADVRAPVQYGASIGARAVYLSQQQLLPFARVCEVMEDLLGVALNEGSLHEVIARCQQNLGEVEQQIKQAPKQAEVLHQDETGVYVCGKRHWMHVTATARLTHYQVHANRGHEALEAIGILPGFTGISVHNGFGSYFLYACEHAICNVHLPWELTYLSEEQGWWWAARLKALLLDSKEATEQARAQGKRWLDPLEVADWETRFLELLTQEDRAHPRAQAPPGQRGRVKQSAARNLLDRLAKHQSAILAFLEDLRVPLITIRRKEICAW; translated from the coding sequence GTGCGAGAACATCAGGCTGAGTCCAAGTGCTGTCCGCACTGTCAGCAGCGCACGTCGGCTCCCTTTCCCGCCGATGTACGTGCGCCAGTGCAGTATGGGGCGAGCATTGGAGCGCGAGCGGTCTATTTGTCGCAGCAGCAATTGCTGCCGTTTGCTCGCGTCTGTGAAGTGATGGAAGACCTGCTGGGCGTCGCGCTGAATGAGGGAAGCCTGCACGAAGTGATCGCGCGCTGCCAGCAGAACCTGGGGGAAGTGGAGCAGCAGATCAAGCAAGCCCCCAAGCAAGCCGAAGTCCTCCATCAAGATGAGACGGGGGTGTACGTCTGCGGCAAACGCCACTGGATGCATGTAACCGCGACCGCCAGGCTTACCCATTATCAGGTGCATGCCAATCGCGGGCATGAGGCCTTGGAAGCCATCGGGATTTTGCCTGGCTTCACTGGCATCAGCGTCCACAATGGCTTTGGCTCGTACTTTCTGTATGCGTGTGAGCATGCCATCTGCAATGTCCATCTCCCGTGGGAACTGACCTACCTTTCCGAAGAGCAAGGCTGGTGGTGGGCAGCTCGGCTCAAAGCCTTGCTCCTGGACAGCAAAGAAGCCACCGAGCAGGCACGCGCGCAAGGAAAGCGCTGGCTTGATCCGCTGGAAGTGGCCGATTGGGAAACACGCTTCCTGGAACTGCTCACCCAAGAGGATCGCGCCCATCCCCGTGCTCAGGCACCGCCTGGCCAGCGCGGACGAGTCAAACAAAGCGCCGCACGCAATTTGCTGGATCGCTTGGCCAAACACCAGTCTGCTATCCTGGCGTTTCTGGAAGACCTGCGTGTCCCTTTGATAACAATCAGGCGGAAAGAGATCTGCGCATGGTGA
- a CDS encoding CrcB family protein, with the protein MPGSLSARRRILAVSAGGFCGTLTRYLVSICITGWLGKSWPYDLLLINITGALLLAFVTTLADATFLVGPTRRLFINVGFLGAYTTFSSFALSSDILLQGGEWLPAFLFLVVSLIGGALAILLGDRMGFWCASKVRGAIARPQVTRKLTQPLNVPVAQQHMRTDHLDVQDDLLLPDEDHTHQIRQGRSDR; encoded by the coding sequence ATGCCGGGATCACTTTCGGCCCGCAGGCGCATTCTGGCCGTTTCCGCCGGAGGCTTTTGTGGTACGCTCACCCGCTACCTGGTAAGCATATGCATCACGGGATGGCTTGGGAAGAGCTGGCCTTACGATCTCCTGCTGATCAATATCACCGGCGCCTTGCTGCTAGCGTTTGTGACGACCCTTGCCGATGCGACCTTCCTGGTTGGGCCAACACGACGCCTGTTTATCAACGTCGGTTTTCTCGGAGCCTATACCACCTTCAGCAGCTTTGCCCTGAGCAGCGACATCCTTTTGCAAGGGGGCGAGTGGCTCCCTGCTTTCCTTTTCCTGGTAGTGAGCCTCATCGGGGGAGCACTGGCCATCCTGCTGGGAGATCGAATGGGGTTCTGGTGTGCCAGCAAGGTGAGAGGGGCTATTGCGCGCCCACAAGTAACGCGCAAACTCACACAACCCCTCAACGTGCCGGTTGCTCAACAACACATGAGGACAGATCACCTGGATGTGCAAGATGATCTCCTCTTACCGGATGAAGATCATACACACCAGATCAGGCAAGGGCGTTCTGATAGATAG
- a CDS encoding DUF190 domain-containing protein: MSLLRQGKAQALTIYLGESDQWQGTPLYVAIIQYLREQGCAGATVTRAIAGYGAGSRLHTTEGLRWSSDAPVIIQVVEQPERLRRLLPHLEEMLQGGVMTLHEIEVLKYTHARRHGLPTKLPVRQIMETSVMTVTPGAPVALVIDLLLQAPFRALPVVDDRGRLEGIISTGDLINAGLLPVRRGLLRTALELDSQTAETVEAPLEQARRSTLTAGDIMNRQVRTVGPDMPIREAARVLLEAELRRVPVVETDGQLVGMLTRADLLQAIVTSPLMSPQASSATQPLQRTSPLTDVPPQQCPVSDYMRSEVSTVDEQAPMDEVIDALILSPLKRVIVVNAGRQVQGIISDVDVISRMQEEARPNLLNALAGWARGKPARLPTGTLQTHTGTAKIAADAMNRDVVVVEETTTVQQTIEQMIVTGRKVLPVIDAKGRLVGVVGRSDLLRVLLEG; the protein is encoded by the coding sequence ATGAGCTTACTACGGCAGGGCAAGGCACAGGCCCTAACGATCTACCTCGGCGAATCTGACCAATGGCAAGGAACGCCGCTGTATGTCGCCATCATCCAGTATTTACGCGAGCAGGGCTGCGCAGGAGCCACCGTCACGCGAGCCATTGCCGGTTATGGAGCGGGCTCGCGCCTGCATACGACGGAGGGGTTGCGATGGTCATCCGACGCCCCGGTCATCATTCAGGTGGTTGAGCAGCCGGAGCGCTTGCGGCGGCTTTTGCCTCATCTAGAGGAGATGCTACAAGGGGGTGTGATGACACTGCATGAGATCGAAGTACTCAAGTATACACATGCGCGACGCCACGGGTTACCGACGAAGCTGCCGGTGCGTCAGATCATGGAGACCTCCGTCATGACGGTCACTCCCGGGGCACCCGTTGCCCTGGTGATCGATCTGTTGCTGCAAGCGCCGTTCCGGGCGTTGCCCGTCGTCGATGACCGCGGACGTTTAGAAGGCATCATCAGCACAGGCGATCTGATCAATGCCGGCCTTTTACCGGTACGTCGCGGACTGCTACGCACAGCCCTGGAACTGGACAGCCAGACGGCAGAAACTGTTGAGGCCCCACTTGAACAGGCGCGCAGGAGTACTCTCACCGCCGGGGACATCATGAATCGGCAGGTGCGCACTGTGGGGCCTGACATGCCTATCCGCGAGGCGGCGAGAGTCCTGTTGGAGGCCGAATTGCGCCGTGTGCCCGTGGTCGAAACTGATGGTCAGTTGGTAGGCATGTTGACGCGAGCAGATCTACTGCAAGCGATTGTTACCAGTCCGCTCATGAGTCCGCAGGCGAGTAGCGCAACGCAGCCGCTGCAGCGCACGTCTCCCCTGACGGATGTGCCGCCACAGCAGTGTCCTGTCTCGGATTATATGCGTTCAGAGGTCTCCACGGTGGACGAACAGGCGCCAATGGATGAGGTCATCGATGCGCTGATTCTGTCGCCGCTCAAGCGTGTCATCGTCGTGAATGCCGGTCGCCAGGTGCAAGGCATCATCAGCGATGTAGATGTGATCTCGCGCATGCAGGAAGAGGCACGCCCCAACCTCCTCAATGCGCTGGCGGGTTGGGCACGCGGTAAACCCGCGCGACTCCCAACGGGCACATTGCAAACGCACACCGGCACGGCCAAAATTGCGGCCGATGCTATGAATCGCGATGTCGTGGTGGTTGAGGAAACAACCACGGTCCAGCAGACCATCGAGCAAATGATCGTAACGGGCCGCAAGGTGCTGCCGGTGATCGATGCCAAGGGACGGCTCGTTGGGGTGGTAGGACGATCTGACTTACTGCGCGTCTTGCTAGAGGGATGA
- a CDS encoding DUF190 domain-containing protein, with translation MIERTERQRLPAKGCRLRVFIGEGQQWQGKPLYQAIVEAAYRQGVAGATVLRGIEGFGPEHHLSTERLPDISDNLPIMVEIVESEERIQGLLPTLDQLVQRGMITLTPVEIVSGWRAQ, from the coding sequence ATGATCGAGAGAACTGAGAGACAACGCTTGCCCGCCAAAGGGTGCCGCCTGCGTGTTTTTATTGGGGAAGGGCAGCAGTGGCAGGGAAAACCGCTCTACCAGGCCATTGTGGAGGCTGCCTACCGACAGGGCGTAGCCGGAGCAACGGTACTGCGAGGGATCGAGGGCTTCGGCCCGGAGCATCACCTTTCGACGGAGCGTTTGCCGGACATCTCGGACAATCTGCCAATCATGGTAGAAATCGTGGAGAGCGAAGAGCGTATCCAGGGGTTGCTTCCGACCCTCGATCAACTGGTACAGCGAGGCATGATCACGCTCACACCGGTAGAGATTGTCTCTGGATGGAGGGCACAATGA